Proteins co-encoded in one Papaver somniferum cultivar HN1 chromosome 5, ASM357369v1, whole genome shotgun sequence genomic window:
- the LOC113279420 gene encoding uncharacterized protein LOC113279420: MCISKDNGGLGIKNLDKLWCIILKNKYFPKDDPLFYRKKTKKSWVWTSKCKGLDIIRDNHGWELGNGKDIQIWNDKWLPNGKFPKPKDVNDMHLVHKVSDIIDNRGNWNFALISNLYVVVEIDEIGMLEPCNSYEKKHTRKWMGTRDGIVSVKSAYNYLCNRNHANLTVEWRGIWKLNVIPRVKSFLWKSLSVCLPVRETLGKYTPIDIVCPLCNYNVRETVEHLFTEGLFSEAIWRGLSFSSTFYAAANESFISWCLYWLKDTNNRNFLAYISWYIWKYRCRVVFDNIKANPKALIEFIRKDIHYYIKHALLGRLFVLIDVIFLILVAATSQVVQDGVLAQKKLNPELSQKPSNGQEIAESTE; this comes from the exons ATGTGTATCAGTAAAGATAATGGAGGTTTAGGGATCAAAAATCTTGATAAATTGTGGTGCATCATTCTTAAAAACAAATATTTCCCCAAAGATGACCCTTTGTTTTATAGGAAGAAAACCAAAAAGTCTTGGGTTTGGACCAGCAAATGTAAGGGTTTAGATATCATAAGAGATAACCATGGTTGGGAGTTAGGAAATGGTAAGGATATTCAGATTTGGAATGATAAATGGTTGCCTAATGGTAAATTCCCTAAACCTAAGGATGTTAACGACATGCATTTGGTTCATAAAGTGTCGGATATTATAGATAATAGGGGTAACTGGAACTTTGCATTGATTAGTAACCTGTATGTTGTTGTTGAAATTGATGAAATCGGAATGTTAGAACCATGTAATAGCTATGAGAAAAAACATACTAGGAAATGGATGGGAACCAGAGATGGTATTGTTTCAGTGAAATCTGCATACAATTATCTTTGTAATAGAAATCATGCTAACCTTACAGTTGAATGGAGAGGCATCTGGaaattaaatgttattcctagaGTTAAATCATTTCTTTGGAAATCCTTGAGTGTTTGTCTTCCAGTTAGGGAAACTCTTGGTAAATATACTCCGATAGATATAGTTTGCCCCCTCTGCAATTATAATGTTAGAGAAACAGTCGAACATTTATTTACTGAGGGCTTATTCTCTGAAGCTATCTGGAGAGGTTTATCTTTTTCCAGTACCTTTTATGCTGCTGCGAATGAAAGCTTTATTAGCTGGTGTTTGTATTGGTTGAAAGATACTAACAACAGGAATTTCCTTGCTTACATTTCATGGTATATTTGGAAATATCGTTGTAGGGTTGTTTTTGATAACATTAAAGCTAACCCTAAAGCTCTGATTGAATTCATTAGGAAAGATATTCATTACTATATTAAGCATGCTCTTTTGGGAAGGTTGTTCGTGCTAATAGATGTGATATTTCTCATCCTTGTTGCAGCT ACTTCACAGGTGGTCCAGGATGGTGTTCTAGCCCAGAAGAAGCTGAATCCAGAGCTTTCCCAGAAGCCATCAAATGGTCAAGAGATTGCGGAATCCACAGAATAA